One Streptosporangium sp. NBC_01495 DNA window includes the following coding sequences:
- a CDS encoding anthranilate synthase component I family protein gives MTFSHTRATFDLDTVPGCAEAGALAGDYAVIPVYREFLADALTPITVFDRLCGPDDTGFLLESVPVSGDVGRYSYIGHRPRLLDPPVGDPLAEARGIAATRAAPVPGVPPFHGGVVGYLGYETASRFERLPVPAGPAPGVPESAFMAAEDMVVFDHATRKLLVLTLYRPDRESYGDAVERLDRMGLCLRSAPSAPDLVGRAARSRPRAAPDSEGWHSNVTREEFERRVTRAREYIAAGDAFQIVLSQRFSRPLRVTPLDLYRHLRAVNPSPYMYHLSLGGGRHVVGASPELLVRTDGRTARTRPLAGSRPRGANPHDDLALERDLRGDAKERAEHVMLVDLGRHDIGRVCAPGTVRVERLMEVERFSHVMHLSSTVAGELLPEATCLDALRWAFPAGTLSGAPKIRAMEIIAELETERRGVYGGAIGFVGVGDTADLAIGLRTMVIADDTVYVQAGAGIVAESDPTAEYLETLHKANALFSAVREAEATT, from the coding sequence ATGACCTTTTCACACACGCGTGCCACCTTCGACCTGGACACCGTGCCCGGTTGTGCCGAGGCCGGGGCCCTGGCGGGCGACTACGCCGTCATCCCGGTGTACCGGGAGTTCCTGGCCGACGCGCTCACCCCGATCACCGTGTTCGACCGGCTCTGCGGGCCTGACGACACCGGATTCCTGCTGGAGAGCGTGCCCGTCAGCGGTGACGTCGGCAGATACTCCTACATCGGGCACCGCCCCCGGCTGCTGGACCCGCCGGTGGGCGACCCGCTGGCCGAGGCGCGCGGGATCGCCGCGACGCGGGCCGCCCCGGTGCCCGGGGTGCCGCCGTTCCACGGCGGGGTCGTCGGCTACCTCGGCTACGAGACCGCGAGCCGTTTCGAGCGCCTGCCGGTTCCGGCCGGGCCGGCGCCGGGCGTGCCGGAGTCGGCGTTCATGGCCGCGGAGGACATGGTGGTGTTCGACCACGCCACCCGCAAGCTGCTGGTGCTGACGCTGTACCGGCCCGACCGCGAGTCCTACGGGGACGCCGTGGAGAGGCTGGACCGGATGGGCCTGTGCCTGCGGTCCGCGCCCTCGGCGCCCGACCTCGTCGGCCGGGCCGCGCGGTCGCGGCCCCGCGCCGCGCCGGACAGCGAGGGCTGGCACTCCAACGTCACCAGGGAGGAGTTCGAGCGGCGGGTCACCCGGGCGCGGGAGTACATCGCCGCGGGCGACGCGTTCCAGATCGTGCTCTCGCAGCGGTTCTCCCGGCCGCTGCGCGTCACCCCGCTGGACCTGTACCGGCACCTGCGCGCGGTGAACCCGTCGCCGTACATGTACCACCTGAGCCTCGGCGGGGGACGTCACGTCGTGGGCGCCTCCCCGGAGCTGCTGGTGCGCACCGACGGCCGCACCGCCCGTACCAGGCCGCTGGCCGGATCCCGGCCCCGCGGAGCGAACCCGCACGACGACCTGGCGCTGGAGCGGGACCTGCGCGGTGACGCGAAGGAGCGCGCCGAGCACGTCATGCTGGTGGACCTGGGCAGGCACGACATCGGCCGGGTGTGCGCCCCCGGCACCGTGCGCGTGGAGCGCCTGATGGAGGTGGAGCGCTTCTCGCACGTGATGCACCTGTCCTCGACGGTGGCGGGAGAGCTGCTGCCGGAGGCGACCTGCCTGGACGCGCTGCGCTGGGCCTTCCCCGCCGGGACGCTGAGCGGGGCGCCGAAGATCCGCGCCATGGAGATCATCGCCGAGCTGGAGACGGAGCGCCGCGGCGTGTACGGCGGCGCGATCGGCTTCGTCGGCGTCGGCGACACCGCCGACCTCGCCATCGGCCTGCGGACCATGGTGATCGCCGACGACACGGTGTACGTCCAGGCGGGCGCGGGGATCGTGGCCGAGTCGGACCCGACCGCGGAGTATCTGGAGACGTTGCACAAGGCCAACGCGCTGTTCAGCGCGGTACGCGAGGCGGAGGCCACGACATGA
- a CDS encoding cytochrome P450 yields MLTTPVRQLPPGPDEPVAEQLAAFEGDPFGCVERMARRYGDMFTLRLGALGNEDLTAVEHGGDWVFLTRPDQLRVMYGSDDRTSGALANKVFFGTEEESVGYIDGTMHRRRRAQLHPAFSGSRDYAAITADAVDAHVARWPRGVPFDLFTALQALTSDIIVEVVCGGMSAEDKAGLAALLLPMENAACGREEVLRADRAVRAFVDERLPGHLERCAEAGVDDVFAALLRHAAEGDGSLTDEVVRDEVFSLLYTGFSTTANTLSWTFLHVLDDDRVRAELGRELGDRFRSRPVRAQDFRGLDYLDATLMEALRLHPVSALNGVRMVVSPMRLGDYELPPGTFLVHCAYLLQRDPDLYPDPSLFRPERFVDASVDPYVWGAFGGGARTCVGRGYARAEMRMILAMVLSSVRMRAAGPIPPARQQGIFMAPERTRCAVEE; encoded by the coding sequence ATGCTGACCACCCCTGTACGACAGCTTCCCCCCGGCCCGGACGAGCCGGTCGCCGAGCAGCTCGCCGCGTTCGAAGGAGACCCGTTCGGGTGCGTCGAGCGGATGGCCCGGCGTTACGGCGACATGTTCACCCTGCGCCTGGGCGCGCTGGGCAACGAGGACCTCACCGCGGTCGAGCACGGCGGCGACTGGGTGTTCCTGACCCGGCCGGACCAGCTGAGGGTGATGTACGGCTCGGACGACCGGACCAGTGGCGCCCTGGCCAACAAGGTGTTCTTCGGCACCGAGGAGGAGTCCGTCGGCTACATCGACGGCACCATGCACCGCAGGCGCCGCGCCCAGCTGCACCCCGCCTTCAGCGGCAGCCGCGACTACGCCGCGATCACCGCGGACGCGGTCGACGCGCATGTGGCGCGGTGGCCGCGCGGGGTGCCGTTCGACCTGTTCACCGCGTTGCAGGCGCTGACGAGCGACATCATCGTCGAGGTGGTCTGCGGGGGGATGAGCGCCGAGGACAAGGCCGGCCTCGCGGCGCTGCTGCTGCCCATGGAGAACGCCGCGTGCGGGCGCGAGGAGGTCCTGCGGGCCGACCGGGCCGTGCGCGCCTTCGTCGACGAGCGCCTGCCCGGCCACCTGGAGCGCTGCGCGGAGGCGGGCGTGGACGACGTCTTCGCCGCCCTGCTCCGCCACGCCGCCGAGGGCGACGGGTCCCTGACCGACGAGGTGGTGCGGGACGAGGTGTTCAGCCTGCTGTACACCGGTTTCTCCACCACGGCCAACACGCTGTCCTGGACGTTCCTGCACGTGCTCGACGACGACCGGGTGCGCGCGGAGCTCGGCCGCGAACTCGGTGACCGCTTCCGTTCCCGCCCGGTGCGCGCCCAGGACTTCCGCGGGCTCGACTACCTCGACGCCACGCTCATGGAGGCGTTGCGGCTGCACCCGGTCTCGGCGCTCAACGGGGTGCGCATGGTCGTCTCGCCGATGCGGCTCGGCGACTACGAGCTGCCGCCGGGGACGTTCCTGGTCCACTGCGCGTACCTGCTGCAGCGCGACCCGGACCTCTACCCCGACCCGTCGCTGTTCCGGCCGGAGCGGTTCGTGGACGCCTCGGTGGACCCCTACGTGTGGGGCGCGTTCGGCGGGGGCGCCCGCACCTGCGTGGGGCGCGGGTACGCCCGCGCGGAGATGCGCATGATCCTGGCGATGGTGCTGTCCTCGGTCCGCATGCGCGCGGCCGGGCCGATCCCTCCCGCGCGGCAACAGGGGATCTTCATGGCGCCCGAGCGGACCCGATGCGCTGTCGAGGAGTAG
- a CDS encoding glutathione S-transferase family protein, whose product MEPELSAESESVMSPSRFDARITADPGSAWPAEPHRYRLVASRACPFASRAVVSRRLLGLEDAISLAVVDPIQDDRGWSFALGPDGRDPVLGYRHLSEAYLAADADYDGGFSVPALVDVDTRRLVTNDFDRMTLDLATQWTALARPGAPDLYPEPLRAEIDELNEHVFHDVNAGVYEAGMATTQEAYSRAYDALFARLDALEERLRTRRYLVGDTITEADIRLFTSLVRFDVVYHGHFRCNRSKLTEMPALWAYARDLFQTPGFGDTVDFDHIKRHYHIVLDENNPHHIVPGGPDLSGWLTSHGREGLGGRPFGDGTPPGPPPGSEAVPPRGRAA is encoded by the coding sequence ATGGAGCCCGAATTGAGCGCAGAGTCCGAATCCGTGATGTCTCCCAGCCGCTTCGACGCCCGGATCACCGCGGATCCGGGCTCTGCCTGGCCCGCAGAACCGCATCGCTACCGGCTGGTCGCGAGCCGCGCGTGCCCGTTCGCAAGCAGGGCCGTGGTGAGCCGCAGGCTGCTCGGCCTGGAGGACGCGATCTCGCTGGCCGTCGTCGACCCCATCCAGGACGACCGCGGCTGGAGTTTCGCCCTAGGCCCGGACGGCAGGGATCCCGTCCTCGGCTACCGCCACCTCAGCGAGGCGTATCTGGCCGCCGACGCGGACTACGACGGCGGGTTCAGCGTTCCCGCGCTGGTCGACGTGGACACCCGGCGCCTGGTCACCAACGACTTCGACAGGATGACCCTGGACCTGGCGACCCAGTGGACGGCCCTCGCCCGCCCCGGCGCCCCGGACCTGTACCCCGAGCCGCTGCGCGCGGAGATCGACGAGCTGAACGAGCACGTCTTCCACGACGTCAACGCCGGGGTGTACGAGGCGGGCATGGCCACCACCCAGGAGGCGTACTCGCGGGCCTACGACGCGCTGTTCGCCCGCCTGGACGCGCTGGAGGAGCGGCTGCGGACCCGCCGCTACCTGGTCGGCGACACGATCACCGAGGCCGACATCAGGCTGTTCACCTCGCTGGTGCGCTTCGACGTGGTCTACCACGGGCACTTCCGGTGCAATCGATCGAAGCTGACGGAGATGCCGGCGCTGTGGGCGTACGCCCGTGACCTGTTCCAGACCCCCGGCTTCGGCGACACGGTCGACTTCGACCACATCAAGCGCCACTACCACATCGTTCTGGACGAGAACAATCCCCATCACATCGTGCCCGGCGGCCCGGACCTGTCCGGCTGGCTCACCTCGCACGGCCGCGAGGGTCTCGGCGGCAGGCCGTTCGGGGACGGCACCCCGCCGGGTCCGCCGCCCGGCTCGGAGGCCGTGCCGCCCCGGGGACGCGCGGCCTGA
- a CDS encoding anthranilate synthase component II, with translation MSASPKVAVIDNYDSFTYNLVHYLAELGAAVSVFRNDETTIGGLARHDMLVISPGPRTPAEAGLSAPAARALTGRMPVLGVCLGHQGIAAAYGAEVVRTAPMHGRASTIRHDGTGVLSGLPNPFTATRYHSLAVDHATLPDELVPTAWTDDGVLMGLRHRSHPTFGVQFHPESVLTPMGKRLMANFLRSG, from the coding sequence ATGAGCGCGTCCCCCAAGGTGGCCGTGATCGACAACTACGACTCCTTCACCTACAACCTGGTCCACTACCTGGCCGAACTCGGCGCCGCGGTGTCGGTGTTCCGCAACGACGAGACGACGATCGGCGGGCTGGCCCGCCACGACATGCTGGTGATCTCCCCCGGCCCCCGCACCCCCGCCGAGGCCGGCCTGTCGGCACCGGCCGCGCGGGCGCTCACCGGCCGGATGCCGGTGCTGGGCGTCTGCCTGGGCCACCAGGGCATCGCCGCGGCGTACGGCGCCGAGGTGGTGCGGACGGCCCCGATGCACGGCAGGGCCTCGACGATCAGGCACGACGGCACGGGCGTCCTGTCCGGGCTGCCCAATCCGTTCACCGCCACCCGGTACCACTCGCTGGCGGTGGACCACGCGACCCTGCCCGACGAGCTCGTGCCCACCGCGTGGACCGACGACGGCGTGCTGATGGGGCTGCGTCACCGGTCGCACCCGACCTTCGGCGTCCAGTTCCACCCGGAGTCCGTGCTCACCCCCATGGGAAAGCGGCTCATGGCGAACTTCCTGAGGAGCGGGTGA
- a CDS encoding class II 3-deoxy-7-phosphoheptulonate synthase, with protein sequence MQMIDVPTLGAPPPPSARTGAHLPPSGWRPDSWRGLPISQQPDWADPGGLGRVLGEISQLPPLVLPGEIEDLRAGLARVADGRAFFLQAGDCAERFGSCIENGVRGKLRLILQLAILLSYGSGLPVVKVGRIAGQFGKPRSSPTEIIDGVELPVYRGDIVNDTAPTRAARTPDVERLRSAYHHASATLNVLRALLREGFADLERVHAGNQEFVRRNPAARQHEGVAADIAWALRFMAACGAERTDRSAPQDHLYTSHEALLPGWEEALTRPDAETGAWYGTSAHMLWVGHRTRGLDGAHIEYLSGIANPIGVKIGPDVTPTELRLLCERLDPGHAPGRLVLISRLGADRVLDLLPPLVHEIRATGRPVVWACDPMHGNTFRSRSGYKTRRLSDITREIAGFFAVHRAAGTFPGGIHLELSGDDVTECLGGAEEVLDIHLGHRYETACDPRLNAGQSIELAFAVARLLRRHCAT encoded by the coding sequence ATGCAGATGATTGATGTTCCGACCCTTGGTGCCCCTCCCCCGCCGTCGGCCCGTACCGGTGCGCACCTGCCGCCGTCCGGCTGGCGTCCGGACTCCTGGCGCGGGCTGCCCATCTCCCAGCAGCCCGACTGGGCCGACCCCGGCGGGCTGGGCCGCGTCCTCGGCGAGATCTCCCAGCTTCCGCCGCTGGTGCTGCCCGGCGAGATCGAGGACCTGCGGGCGGGGCTCGCCCGCGTCGCGGACGGCCGCGCCTTCTTCCTGCAGGCGGGTGACTGCGCGGAGCGATTCGGCTCCTGCATCGAGAACGGGGTGCGCGGCAAGCTCCGGCTGATCCTGCAGCTGGCGATCCTGCTGTCCTACGGCTCCGGCCTGCCGGTGGTCAAGGTCGGCCGGATCGCCGGGCAGTTCGGCAAGCCGCGCAGCAGCCCGACCGAGATCATCGACGGCGTCGAGCTGCCCGTCTACCGGGGCGACATCGTCAACGACACGGCACCCACCCGGGCCGCCCGCACCCCGGACGTCGAACGGCTGCGCAGCGCCTACCACCACGCGTCGGCGACGCTGAACGTGCTGCGCGCCCTCCTGCGGGAGGGCTTCGCCGACCTGGAGCGGGTGCACGCCGGAAACCAGGAGTTCGTACGGCGCAACCCGGCGGCCCGGCAGCACGAGGGCGTCGCCGCCGACATCGCGTGGGCGCTGCGCTTCATGGCCGCGTGCGGCGCGGAGAGGACGGACCGGAGCGCGCCGCAGGACCACCTCTACACCTCGCACGAGGCGCTGCTGCCCGGCTGGGAGGAGGCGCTGACCCGTCCCGACGCCGAGACGGGGGCCTGGTACGGCACCAGCGCCCACATGCTGTGGGTGGGCCACAGGACCCGCGGGCTCGACGGCGCGCACATCGAGTACCTGTCCGGGATCGCGAACCCGATCGGGGTGAAGATAGGACCGGACGTCACGCCCACCGAGCTGCGGCTGCTGTGTGAGCGGCTGGACCCCGGCCACGCGCCCGGCAGGCTGGTGCTGATCAGCAGGCTGGGCGCCGACCGGGTACTCGACCTGCTTCCGCCGCTGGTTCACGAGATCCGCGCCACCGGGCGGCCGGTGGTGTGGGCCTGTGACCCCATGCACGGCAACACCTTCCGCTCGCGGAGCGGTTACAAGACGAGGCGGCTGTCGGACATCACCCGCGAGATCGCGGGGTTCTTCGCCGTGCACCGGGCCGCGGGCACCTTCCCCGGCGGCATCCACCTCGAACTGAGCGGCGACGACGTCACCGAGTGCCTCGGCGGGGCGGAGGAGGTGCTCGACATCCACCTCGGGCACCGGTACGAGACCGCGTGCGACCCACGGCTGAACGCCGGCCAGTCCATCGAGCTGGCCTTCGCCGTGGCGCGGCTGCTGCGGCGGCACTGCGCGACCTGA
- a CDS encoding SDR family NAD(P)-dependent oxidoreductase, which yields MELGLAGKVVLVTGASTAIGRATALAFAEEKAHIAVGYHTNLRAAEETVALAERRGAQAIAWRLDLGRPDSLQAAVTHARDRLGPVDVLVNNAVRWPDWPEPGELFETAPTERFTTSVTANLVGPYLLARAVLADMRANGWGRIVNVSTGLVEDGFPGNVSYVAAKAGLHGLTRVMSRELASAGILTNVVMPGFTPADKPMPQHLLDKAGEAAATKRVSHPDDAARMIVYLCSAANTNTTGEAIRTDGHFLTPG from the coding sequence ATGGAACTCGGACTCGCAGGAAAAGTCGTCCTGGTGACCGGTGCGAGCACGGCCATCGGCAGGGCCACCGCGCTGGCCTTCGCCGAGGAGAAGGCGCACATCGCCGTCGGCTACCACACCAACCTCCGGGCCGCGGAGGAGACCGTCGCCCTGGCCGAACGGCGCGGAGCCCAGGCGATCGCCTGGCGACTCGACCTCGGCCGCCCCGACTCGCTGCAGGCGGCGGTCACGCACGCCCGCGACCGGCTCGGGCCGGTCGACGTCCTGGTCAACAACGCCGTCCGCTGGCCGGACTGGCCCGAGCCGGGCGAGCTGTTCGAGACCGCGCCGACCGAGCGGTTCACCACGTCGGTGACCGCGAACCTGGTCGGCCCCTACCTGCTCGCCCGCGCCGTGCTGGCCGACATGCGGGCGAACGGATGGGGCCGCATCGTCAACGTCTCCACCGGACTGGTCGAGGACGGCTTCCCCGGCAACGTCTCCTACGTGGCCGCCAAGGCGGGGCTGCACGGCCTGACCCGCGTGATGTCCAGGGAGCTCGCCTCCGCGGGCATCCTCACCAACGTCGTCATGCCGGGCTTCACCCCCGCGGACAAACCCATGCCGCAGCACCTCCTCGACAAGGCGGGCGAGGCCGCCGCGACCAAGCGCGTCAGCCATCCCGACGACGCCGCACGCATGATCGTCTACTTGTGCTCGGCCGCCAACACCAACACCACCGGCGAGGCCATCAGGACCGACGGCCACTTCCTCACTCCAGGCTGA
- a CDS encoding aminotransferase class V-fold PLP-dependent enzyme, giving the protein MLAARDLRVTVVGAGPVACLVAIELRKRSFEVSLYERGSDVRLADGARGHSFNLTLTRRGLTSLDEHIVDMLYRNGVVLPQRVIHHVDGTTSCQPYGTDPDLHHLLSIPRGLLHEMLLDEAEKAGARLNFGFECIGVEPGSGSATFVDGGAGIVRTSADLLIGCDGANSIVRHEMFRRGAQMRISQDYVADGFVEIRIPALPGGGHALLDAARDPDRPRHTRHGLHIWPRGEFMLLAQPNVDGSYTAGLWMPLVGGDGEGGERLGWDRVRTPRAVRELFESHFPDVVDLASSYAEDVLQWSPAPLKTVRCDPYHHGRTVLIGDSAHTLVPFFGQGINCSFEDVRTFFAIFDRNLTETETGHDAATALAATLPAYTEWRRPAGEAIADLSLAMASELKDRSGDVAFQARKRLEKELHLRHPGLYVPLYHAVAFTDTPYQDAVARHERHRAVLDELCSRHDPADEVELIIAEYAEAIGRVTPGPRNGRRAAGAGHLVPDPRTGRHVVPGPQMERSVAPAPRVEQHIVPGPQMEQSVAPAPWVEQRVAAGPRAERYLAPGPRAEQGVVPAPSAERRAAVAPGTDLHLDSAQQKELLDVVAARLMDFHEDLSKGNHPAWYRVAAAEPPRAEQRAPRTGTAVATLLDEIFDSALPDGMMHPHPGFMAHVPSGGLFQGAVGEFVARSLNRFAGAWAAAPGFARLEANVIDWFCSLMGYGEGSFGYLTTGGSIANFMALRCALERLPEHQHHRAAVYVSEQGHFSVAKAARLAGIGVGGHRTVPTDGAYRMDLVALREMIERDVRYGTPPACVVATAGTTNTGAVDDLRAVAALCREHGVWFHVDACFGGFFRLTRRGRVLLDGIEEADSIAVDAHKSLFLPHGSSALLVRDKTTLKQAFAIPDAAYIPELSQDDDRPDFMDYGPELTREFRGLTAWLPIKMHGINAFERCLDDKLDLAEDLARRLAAVDGIDIVSRGEPHLPTVALKVRAGDPADANDAAEADRLTERACELICSRGNVYVATSELPHEGHVIRACIMHHQTDAGVIDRFVDDVRWALRRLGEE; this is encoded by the coding sequence ATGCTGGCAGCCCGGGATCTGCGGGTGACGGTCGTCGGCGCCGGACCGGTCGCTTGTCTGGTGGCGATCGAACTGCGGAAACGATCATTCGAGGTGAGTCTCTACGAGCGCGGCTCGGACGTGCGCCTGGCGGACGGAGCCCGAGGGCACTCGTTCAACCTGACCCTGACCAGGCGTGGGCTCACCTCGTTGGACGAACACATCGTGGACATGCTCTATCGCAACGGGGTCGTGCTGCCGCAGCGGGTCATCCACCACGTGGACGGGACGACGTCCTGCCAGCCCTACGGCACCGACCCCGACCTGCATCACCTGCTGTCGATCCCGCGGGGCCTGCTGCACGAGATGCTGCTCGACGAGGCCGAGAAGGCCGGGGCGAGGCTGAACTTCGGGTTCGAGTGCATCGGTGTCGAGCCCGGGTCGGGGTCGGCGACGTTCGTGGACGGCGGGGCGGGGATCGTGCGGACGAGCGCGGACCTGCTGATCGGCTGTGACGGCGCGAACAGCATCGTCCGCCACGAGATGTTCCGGCGCGGAGCGCAGATGCGGATCTCCCAGGACTACGTCGCCGACGGCTTCGTGGAGATCCGCATCCCCGCTCTCCCCGGCGGCGGCCACGCGCTGCTGGACGCGGCGCGTGACCCGGACCGGCCGCGGCACACCCGGCACGGACTCCACATATGGCCCCGCGGCGAGTTCATGCTGCTCGCCCAGCCGAACGTGGACGGCTCGTACACCGCGGGCCTGTGGATGCCGCTGGTCGGCGGGGACGGCGAGGGCGGCGAGCGGCTCGGCTGGGATCGGGTGCGCACACCGCGAGCCGTGCGCGAGCTGTTCGAGTCGCACTTCCCCGACGTGGTGGACCTGGCCTCGTCGTACGCCGAGGACGTGCTCCAGTGGTCACCCGCCCCGCTGAAGACCGTGCGGTGCGATCCCTACCACCACGGCCGCACCGTGCTCATCGGCGACTCGGCGCACACCCTGGTGCCGTTCTTCGGCCAGGGCATCAACTGCAGCTTCGAGGACGTGCGGACCTTCTTCGCCATCTTCGACCGCAACCTCACCGAGACCGAGACCGGGCACGACGCCGCGACCGCTCTCGCCGCCACGCTGCCCGCCTACACCGAGTGGCGCAGGCCCGCGGGCGAGGCCATCGCCGACCTGTCGCTGGCGATGGCCTCGGAGCTCAAGGACCGCAGCGGGGACGTCGCGTTCCAGGCCCGCAAACGGCTGGAGAAGGAGCTTCACCTGCGGCACCCCGGGCTGTACGTGCCGCTCTACCACGCCGTGGCGTTCACCGACACCCCGTACCAGGACGCGGTGGCCCGCCACGAGCGACACCGGGCGGTGCTCGACGAGCTGTGCTCGCGCCACGATCCCGCCGACGAGGTGGAGCTGATCATCGCGGAGTACGCGGAGGCGATCGGCCGCGTCACCCCCGGCCCGCGGAACGGGCGGCGGGCGGCGGGGGCCGGCCACCTCGTCCCCGACCCGCGAACCGGGCGGCACGTCGTTCCCGGCCCGCAGATGGAACGGAGCGTCGCTCCCGCCCCTCGGGTTGAACAGCACATCGTTCCCGGCCCGCAGATGGAACAGAGCGTCGCTCCCGCCCCTTGGGTTGAACAGCGCGTCGCTGCCGGCCCGCGAGCGGAGCGGTACCTCGCTCCCGGTCCTCGCGCGGAGCAGGGCGTCGTTCCCGCTCCTTCGGCGGAGCGGCGCGCGGCGGTGGCGCCGGGGACGGACCTGCACCTGGACTCGGCGCAGCAGAAGGAGCTGCTCGACGTCGTGGCGGCCCGTCTCATGGACTTCCACGAGGACCTGAGCAAGGGCAACCACCCCGCGTGGTACCGGGTCGCCGCCGCGGAGCCGCCGCGGGCCGAGCAGCGGGCCCCGCGTACCGGCACGGCCGTCGCCACCCTGCTGGACGAGATCTTCGACTCCGCGCTCCCCGACGGGATGATGCACCCCCACCCCGGGTTCATGGCCCACGTGCCCTCGGGCGGGCTGTTCCAGGGGGCCGTCGGCGAGTTCGTGGCCCGCAGCCTCAACCGGTTCGCGGGCGCCTGGGCGGCCGCGCCGGGTTTCGCCCGGCTGGAGGCGAACGTCATCGACTGGTTCTGCTCGCTGATGGGATACGGCGAGGGCTCGTTCGGCTACCTGACCACGGGCGGGTCGATCGCGAACTTCATGGCGCTGCGGTGCGCGCTGGAACGCCTCCCGGAACACCAGCACCACCGGGCGGCCGTGTACGTCTCAGAGCAGGGGCACTTCTCGGTGGCCAAGGCCGCGCGGCTGGCGGGCATCGGCGTCGGTGGGCACCGGACCGTGCCCACCGACGGCGCGTACCGCATGGACCTCGTCGCGCTGCGCGAGATGATCGAGCGGGACGTGCGGTACGGCACCCCGCCCGCCTGCGTGGTGGCCACCGCGGGCACCACGAACACCGGCGCGGTGGACGACCTGCGCGCCGTCGCCGCGCTGTGCCGCGAGCACGGTGTCTGGTTCCACGTCGACGCCTGCTTCGGCGGTTTCTTCCGCCTGACCCGGCGCGGGCGGGTGCTGCTCGACGGCATCGAGGAGGCCGACTCGATCGCGGTCGACGCGCACAAGTCGCTGTTCCTGCCGCACGGCAGCTCCGCGTTGCTGGTGAGGGACAAGACCACGCTCAAGCAGGCGTTCGCCATCCCGGACGCGGCCTACATCCCGGAGCTGTCACAGGACGACGACCGCCCCGACTTCATGGACTACGGCCCGGAGCTGACCCGCGAGTTCCGCGGCCTGACCGCGTGGCTGCCGATCAAGATGCACGGTATCAACGCCTTCGAGCGGTGCCTCGACGACAAGCTCGACCTCGCCGAGGACCTGGCCCGGCGGCTCGCCGCGGTGGACGGGATCGACATCGTCTCGCGGGGAGAGCCGCACCTGCCCACGGTGGCGTTGAAGGTGCGCGCGGGCGACCCAGCCGACGCGAACGACGCGGCCGAGGCCGACCGGCTCACGGAGCGGGCCTGCGAGCTGATCTGCTCCCGGGGCAACGTCTACGTGGCGACCTCGGAGCTGCCGCACGAAGGGCACGTGATCCGCGCGTGCATCATGCACCACCAGACCGACGCCGGGGTCATCGACCGGTTCGTCGATGACGTCCGCTGGGCCCTGCGCAGGCTCGGAGAGGAGTAG
- a CDS encoding MarR family winged helix-turn-helix transcriptional regulator — MTAGRQIAAARGPIGYALAEVTRAHRAEMQRRMAELGLHLGQELLVVDLHHNPGTTQADLVQRMGIEQPTIAKAITRMERAGFVERAPDPGDRRVTRLRLTERGEAVVDAVVTAWAQVESEASAGLSTADAAHLIRLLHAVRDNLT, encoded by the coding sequence GTGACCGCGGGCCGGCAGATCGCGGCCGCGCGGGGGCCGATCGGTTACGCCCTCGCCGAGGTCACCAGGGCGCACCGCGCCGAGATGCAGCGCCGGATGGCCGAGCTCGGCCTGCACCTGGGCCAGGAGCTTCTCGTCGTCGACCTTCACCACAATCCCGGGACCACCCAGGCGGACCTCGTCCAGCGCATGGGCATCGAACAGCCCACCATCGCCAAGGCGATCACCCGCATGGAGCGGGCCGGGTTCGTCGAACGCGCCCCGGACCCCGGCGATCGCCGGGTGACCCGGTTGCGGCTGACCGAACGCGGCGAGGCCGTGGTCGACGCGGTCGTGACCGCGTGGGCGCAGGTGGAGAGCGAGGCGAGCGCCGGGCTCTCCACGGCCGACGCCGCACATCTCATCCGGCTGCTGCACGCCGTCCGCGACAACCTCACCTGA